TTGTTCCAATCTTTGCGCGAGAGACGTTTTTACGTTAACTGTACAAGGAAATGTCTGCAAGCTTACTACTCTCAGGCGCCATTATCATGGAACAACCTACGCAAGCTGTCGCacccaaaaatgaaaccaaGAAACTTTACAACCATTCAATAGATTTTGTAATAAAGTGATGAGCTACGACAACCTGATTTTTGACTGACACCGTCGAAATTATAAATGTAGGCGCAATGTAGATGCTGATGAAATGGAAAGGTTACTTGAGCCGGCTCAACAGCTCAATGGCTCGACTTCAACACAAAGTGGGAAAAAGGCACCCGGGAGACGACGAGCATTTGCGTGAATATGATGTTAGTATCTGCAAGGTGGTGGTTGTCGCGGAGTACTTTTGGCGAAACTTATagaaattttcttttgtaaTGTAAAAATATAAATTAAGCAAAACTTTACGTATAAATTACTGCACTACACATTTTCCAATCGTATCGCAGTAACGTAACTGGATGTAAGCCCTTTTTGCGGCGATCCGCGTCTCTATTTGACACCGTCTCCCCCAATCGCGTCGAACTGTATGGTATAGACGAACTACTTCAACATCTGGACTGCTTGCATTCTCAGTACAACGAAAGGGTGCAAAACCATCGGACACTACTTTATGTCTTTCCCGATACCGCAACACTTAGTGCAATGTGTAAAAAGTGTCAGTCTGTAAAGTAATTTTTTCTCTTGATCTTGAGCAAAAAACTTTCTTCTAATATAGTCGAACACAAAGAATCCGCGTGGCCGTCCATATTTTTAACAACGTTTCCCTTTACCTTACTTTACAGAAAATCCTTGCAATTCTCTTTTCATTATACAGTTTCAAGTGCTTCTATTGAAACCTATTTTGATACCAAGACAAATTAGTAAATTGCAGGAAATAGTGCGGACCTCTAAATTCGGTTAATATTTTCGTTCTGGTCTTGTGCGTGTCACTAAAGATCGTCTATTTCTTTGTCACGTCAACAAAATGGTGTCATATTGCATCTGTTGCCATATCCAAAATATAGAATTTAGGAGAATAAATTATGGTATTTTGATTAATTGACTGCCGAAGAAGTGAAAAAAACAGCTGGTACATTCATTGATCTACAGACTTTGTATTAATTGAATGGACTTGACAATTTTTGACTGACGGTTCTCTTATATCAAGGTACAAAGTTATAGTCCTGTGAAGAGGAATACACATTAAAAAAAGACCATTGTTTGACAAGTTTTTTAAGACCTTTTCCCCACGGAATGGCATTTTTGTCCCAAGTCACCTTTCCTTTTAATTAGGTTTTTTTCTGGAAAGGTAACCTAGCAACGTTCGGTAATCTTGATCAGGCAGGCTTCACTTCCAAGAGACAATCAATCGATTCAAATGCGGGAACGGGAACGGATGATAAATTAGACGTAAGAAGCCTGCAAAgatctggatctgcaagactAAATTTTATAACAGATCGAAAATTTTTCCATTTATACGTGTGTATGAGTTTGCATGGCGAAGGCCAGCTTCATTCTGAGATGACTAATTCATTTGACTTGCAATTAATTTTGAGGTTATTTCCAAACCAGTTATTTCTAGTTACCAACATGAATTTATTTGTCTATAAAATCGCTTTgtgttttcttttttacTCATCTGAGTTTATTTCTGTCTTGATCAGGCTTATAATTACCCTATCATTGAGATAATCAATCGATTCACATGCGAGAAAGGATGATATATTAGCTGTTAAAAGCCTGAAAAGAAATAGATCTGCCAGATTGAACTTTGTAACACAGATCGAATAATTTTCCATTTATACGTGTGTATGGAGTTGCATGGCGAAGGCAAGCTTCAATCTGATACGACTAATTTATTTGATTTGCAATGTATTTTGAGGTTATTTCCAGCCCAAGTTAATTCTGCTTGCCAATTTGAATTTATTTGTCCATTAAATCGCTTTgtgctctcttttttgaAGCTCAACTGAATTTATTTCTGTCAGCTTAGATCATTTAAAAAAGTATCATGCAAAGATGGTATAATGCTCGAGTAATCTCGTATCTGCTAAAACATTAATTGATAACCCGATCATTACCAGGATTCTCAGCAAAGGGTGTTTTGATCGAAAACTGTCTTTTCACGCTGAGAGATTTTTAAAAATGGAGTGTAGAGGAAAATTAAGTGAAGGAAAACTTCGACGATTGCTTAGGATCGCTTGGTATTGACAATAAGACTCatctttgactgtgagaaagTTACTCGTCGAAATATCCGCTTTAAATCAAAATCAATACAACTTTCAGTGAAAGCATGATTGCTGAGGGTAAGTAAACCTTAGCGgaagaaatgatgaaagTCTTCCTGGAGCGCCTGTTATGGTTTTCGTATAAAAAATTACCAGATCAGTGCATATTTGATGCTTTCTCGGCCTGTACTTTACATACTTTTCGATTCACAGCACAAACCCAAAAATCGAGGTGAGCGTGACATACGCACCGTGGTGACAGCGAACTGTTCTCATATCTTATACCCGCAACCAAGTCCGGAACTGCTACCGAGGCGGTAGCCGGAGAATTTGCTCTCACCAAAAAGCAATTATGGCCAGCTGTAAGCCTTGCGGTGTTGACACACATCCTAGTTTTAAGATGGTGAAGCACATTTTACAATACATTGTTTGCTGTATACTGCCGTGATTGCCCAACTTTTCTGAGCTGCTTAACTATAGATAGGTCCAGCAAACATTTGAATGTCGTTTTGCCAAGCACCGGGACGCACACACTAGTTGAATCCCCTTCCAGAGACTTCGCTTCTATATCAAGTGAACACTGAATAGGCAGCATAGCATCAGTTTTCGATTTAGGACCAAGGCATGCGTACTTTTACTGTTATAGTGCTTTACAGAAATCTGGTAGTCTGCAGTTGGAGACCACTTATCCTGAGAAGGTGAACATCGGTCTTAGTTTTATTTTGCCACTGCTCGGTTTAAATCTAACTTATGGACTATAGGAAATATTGTGCTTGTCTCCAAACCTGTCTACCTGCTTTACATTCAGTTCTTGGTTTTTGAGGATTCGACACGGGGCAAAAAGGATCAACTATGGACATAATGTGTCGGGGCCCGAAATTCCTGCCGCAAGGCGATCTCAACGTGGAGCTGCTACAATAAGTAAGGATTCTGAGTCCGTTGTACTTAAAAATACCCTTATATATAAAacgtgattttgaaagaAGGGTGCGCCAGACGGTCAAACCCGACTTTGATGTCTAACATATGTCGGTCCTCGCCGTGCTGTCACTCTCTAAGTGTTTGTGGGTGGCAACTGGGATAAAAAGAGGTTTTCGACCTCGTCCGTCCACGGAGGACTGCTctaattgactgtgagctaaCAGTTACTGACCAAACTCCAAAGTGACGTTGGATTTTGCGTCCGCCTTTTCAGAATTGAAACTGCGCGACAGCAATGAGTGTTGCAGAGGAATCGCACGATACAACCTATGACCGAGGAGTCAGGGCAACAAATGGCTTCCTGTCGAAGGTTTTCGTTTCATGTGCTGGGGACCCCAAGGGATCCGTTCACCGAGCATGGGGCCTCAGCCTGctttttgctgttttgttTTTTGTACTTTCCGTCGTCGAGAGTGAGTTTCTCAATGAAGGATTCTTAAATTGGTTTTCTCTGTGCTGACCTGCGTTTTCCGCGATCCAGTGATCAATCTCCAGACGATGGGCGGGTCGAAGGCGCTAGTTTTAGCCGCCGTATGGACAGGCATAATCCATTTGGTGCTCGGTGTGCTGGGTACGTTCGTGCTCAAGCGTTTCCCAACTTCCTTCTCTGTGGGGTTTCTGTTGGGAGTTCTGGTAGTAGTTGCGAATCAGAATTTGATTCTATTCGGCACCTTCCATGCGTACAGCTCTGGCAATGCCGGAACCAACCATGCCTTCGCAAATTTGATGCTTGGTATCTTTCTCGTACTGGCATTCTTTGCGGCGATTCTATTTCATTTTAGAAAGAACATCGTTGTTGCAGCAGCCGACGCGAAGGGAGTGGGAAGGCGTTCGGAGAAGCTGGCAGCTTCGAGTGTGGATTATCAGCAATACAGCGAACAAACTTGATCTAGGAGCTCCAAACAGGCTGGAAATGGACCCGAAATAAGCACCTAAGAATTTTAGAAAAaaattgtgtgtgtataaGCAACCGTCAACCCTGTGCCGGCTGTGTGTTGACTGATTATTTTGTTTATTGTGCTATATCACATTTTCGAAAGAGCATCGACATCACTGTAGTATCTATGCTGTCAATGAACTTGATAGGAATACAATCCGGTTGCTAACTGAAAAGCATGTTTTCTCTTTATGCATGAAGTCAAAAAGTTTTTCTGTGAAGTAGTGGCGAAGCATGTGCATAGCTGGGAACGCGGTTTTAAGACCAGAAGCTACGAAGGCTCGAGATCAGTCCAGCTGAATCGGTTCCATTCTTGCTTGATGGACTGGAAAATAGAGCGTTTGGTCTATCAATGCCCGTGGGACCACTCATGTAATCTGACTCGCATTCATCTGCGATTCTTAAGATGTCTTCGACAAGCCGCGAATCTCGACATCTTTCCTGAGCAATATCCACAATCTTGGACAGAGCCTTCTGAAACTGTAACCTTGAATGAACTTCTGCTGTATATGTTGCTTGCTTCATTTTAAGCTCTTCCTTCAGCTCAACCTGGGTCACACTCAGCTTCTGAACCTGTTGCTTGAAGCTCAAGAGATCTGTAGATATCTTGTCATTGGTCCTCGTCAAATGTTTTGCGTGTTGATTAAGCGCGGCAAAGGAAGCTCCCGCCGAAGCGTTCGCATCCATCAACCTTTGGTTGTTGTCTTTCAACAAGTCAAAATCAGTGCGCATCTGCGCATTCTGGCTCCGAAGTTTGAAAACTTCTTTTCGAAGGTACTCAAGCATTTTTCCGCTCTCATCCATCAAGGTCTGTTGTTGCGCAGAGAGCTGACCGGCTGAGGGACCTACATCCTCATCATTTACATCATGCTTTACGCTTAAAGTTGCGAGTGAAGGAGCCACAGACATGTTTGCTTCTCTATCGTCCTCGACCCTCCCACTCTCTTCgccttccttcttttcctcaACGTTTGCCTCGCGAAACTCTTGAATGGCCTTCCGTGCCTTCTCCTCGGCCATTCTCTCAGCTTCGACCCGACGAGCCTCTGCCTCCTCAAGCTTTCTTTGAAGCGCAACAACTTGATTCTCCAACTTCGCCTCCTCCCGCTTTTCGTGGATGGCAACTCGGTACTTGGGGCGCTGCAAGGCTCCTCTGGCTATACTCTGTATAACGGCGGCGGCCTTACGACAGCGCTTTAGTTCCGTTATAGCGATAGCCATTCTCCAGTGTGTTTGAATCATGCTCGCCTTTTGATCTCGGCTCAGCTTCGCAAGCTTTCTTTTTGCCCGGATACATCTATACCAGCATGTAAGAAGAATGGAAGCGTTTCGCAATATAGTAAATGTTCTTCTCGCGTGACGCTTCCGGGCAAAAGATTGAAGCGCAATCGTACAAAAACGCATTTTTCCGTATCGAGCTCGAACCATGTACTTTCGAGCAATCTTTTGAATCTCTACAACCCAAACACCCAACTTTTTCACTCGCTCAGCCTCAAGATGTTCAAGAGCACCAGCCCGGAAGTAAGCCCTTGTGTTCCCAATGACAAACGCCTTCACTAAAGTTTCGTCGTTTATTTGGTTCTGAAGATCTTTGAGTGCAGAACCCAGAAGTCGATCGACGAGAGTTCTTGACTTTAGGTCGGGATCATCGATATCCAATACTTTAAGATCCGCTAAGTGCTGCTCACCCTTACCCCAAAGAGATTTAAATCGGTACAACACAGCTTCGTGCTCTAATCTATTGGGGAAGGCAGAACGCGAGATGGTGACTGCGGCAACGACACCTGCGCACCTGAGCTGTTCAATTGTAGAGACATGCTGCATTACAAGAGGTGCCTTTAAGGGATTGGGTTTGATACAGCGGATGTATCGCGTCCTTGTCTTGGTCAAGTTCGTCATCAGCGAAGTAAGTTGGCTCTTGAATTTGGTCCAAACAGTATCTCCGACAAGGTTGCTTCCGCGTTTTGCAGGTGGGGCTTTCTTTACTTTTGGTGACGATTTACGGGGTTTCTTCGTTTTTACCTCCAATGAATTCATCATCGCCTCGTTGCTCAGCTCATGCACCAAAATCATGTTCGAGCTTTTTTTCGCGCAATCCTGTAGGTCTGAGGGTAGCGTGTCCATGTTTTTCGTTACGAAGCCATTCGCATCATAGATTACTCTTCCAGCGAAGTGTCGTACTCCAAACACGCACTCTTCAAACTGCTTTTCTCGCAGAAAGCATGGACTTTCTTTGTTCATTGCTTGCACCTTTGATACAAATCCTCTATCCGAGCCACCTGGTCGCACGCATTCCTCATTCAAGACGGCTAAAAGTCCCATGCGCCCTTCCACGAGATCCAAAACATCTGTGTTGTCATCGTATGTGATCTCTTCCAATTCGATTCCTTCTGTCTCATACTCTGCTTGAACCGAACGGAATATGTCTTGTGTAAATTTCTGTTGAAGCTTTTCATTGGCATAATTGATGCAAAGCTGCTCAAAACGGTTGGTTGTAAAAGATTCGAAACCAAAAATATCCAACAGTCCGATTACTGCAAAatttgcctttttcttcccGTCATAATTCAGCTCGGCACATGTAGCATCATTGATGGCGCGCACCAGCCACAAAAAGGTTTTGGCATAAATTTCCTTTGCAAAGGCATCGCATGAGTCTTTGGATTGGACTTCGTTGAGTGGAACTTTGAATTCTTCATTTCGCGCTCGCATCGTGCGAATCGTAAGAGCTGGAAGGAGTTCGTCTTTCGGAATGTCCATAAGTTCTGCCAATGCTGTAAATTCATCTTCGGACGTAATGGCGGTATGGGTGTCATctttttcgtctttttcaaagatcAGGTTACCCAGTTGAAGGACAATACATATAGCTCTCATGAGGTTCATCAATTTTTCGTCCTTGATACCGATCAAAGCCAGAGAATCAATTGTGTGTTGAAACCTTTCGGCGTCGCTATTTCCTTCAATCGTATCCGTATCAGTGAATCCAACGTACGAAAAGGACTCGTTGTCGGTATCAGCGAGTCCTCCccaaatttttgttttcacgTCCTCATCCGCAGCCAGTAGCTGGTAAAATATATGATAGGTTcgttcttcctcctcgtGCGTCACGACACGGGATTTTTCGAGGAGGTAGACTTCGCACTTGCTTCCGGCTAGTCTGCAGCTTGGAACAGATCTACCCGCGTACGCTGCATCTACCGGATCCTCCGCGTCGAACTGCAAACGAATATACTTTCCGAACCGCGAGGAGTTGTCGTTGCGGACCGTCTTGGCGTTCCCAAACGCCTCCAGAAGCGGATTGCTGTCCAAGACTCGTTGCACAATGGGCGATTCAAAATCAACATCATCCGAGCCATGGGCGTGCCCTTGCTGAACGCTCGCAATGTGATTGAGACAAATTTTGACCGACTCGGTTTTTCCCGCGCCGGATTCTCCCGACACCAATATGGACTGGTCCTCCCCGTCCACCGCCAGCCCGCGGTACGCCAGCGCACTGGCTTCGTAAATGTGCGGTTCCAGACCCTGACGCGGATCTCCGTCCGGAGGATCCCAGACGAGGGATCGTGAGTAGTGAACCCGTGTTTCTTCATTGTACAATCGTTCGAACCATTGGTACGGGTTACACGCGATGACGATATCGCCGGTGCGAGTATAAggcttttgttgctgatgCCGAGTTTTCAAGTTGTAGAGGATGGCAGCCTACGTACGGAAAGGATGGTACGTACACAAGCGGCAAGTCAGTAAATGTATGCATAGACCAACAGTAAATAAGCGTTTCCGCGCTTCCCGGTCAAATTTTGAAAGGTGGAAGGACCCAGAAGCAGGAACGTACCTCGTGTAGAAACGGCAGATCCACCATATCCTCCACTTCATTGAGATTGCCATGCTCGTCCACATTCTGTAGAAGCAAGGCCGCATTCGGATAGGTCGCTAGATCGACAGTCACCTTTTCGTGTCGTTTAATTCGGCCCCCGTCAGACTGTACCTCCTCTTCATTTTTAAACACGGGTACCGAAACAATGGCTTGGGTGCCGTCGCGTTCCAGCAACCGACCCGGGACCCACGCGTACTCCTCGGATCGAATGTAAACGTAATTGGACGTATTGGCAGCCACCATCACTTCGTGACCTTTCAATTCTACTACTCTTCCGTCATGATGGAGGAGCAAACCAACAGTAGGTAGAGGTATACCCGTGGCACGATCGCAATGGATACTTTCTCACAGCCGAAACGACGCgcaacgccaaggacggttCCACTCGCAATCCAGCCGCATTTTGAAGCGGTTCGATAACCGGAACTCTGTGGAGAGTCAGACCCGGACGTAAAGGTGACATACCTGCACCATTTGTTACTTTACATAACAAACGTGAGACATACGCCCAATATCAAAAGTGTTTCTGCCGGCGTTTCCAAATCACGTTTCAAACACAAAGGAATGCCGGGAAACAACGGTCGAAACGTTGGCAATTGCGTTTCTCCGTGGAGTCGAAGTAATATACTTATTTGCGCATACATTGACGTTACGACTATCGTAGTGACACGTTTGCTTCAGTGGGATCAAGACCCATTTGGTTgattctgactgtgagttacACGCGGAATAAATTCCACACGACCAAGACGAAAACGGGCGGTGGAATGGCCACGGGGAGCTCACACCACGAGATCTTTCGTGGTGGGTAGAAAGCGGCTCTTTCTTGGCTACGACGGACAGTGAGACGTTTTGGGTTCATCGCCACCAACCCATCCAGGCACCCCTGTTTTCCCAAACGGTCGACGCAGATCCTTGACAAATCCATTCATCGCAACAAAGCACAACCTGATCCAATCCAGTCACTGCAATCATGTTTCGAACTCTTGTAAGTGTCGCGTAGGCAATCGGCAACCCGACTGTTGGGTTCTGTGGATGTGGATTTCGTACCTTTGTTCCCGTGGCAACGAGCAGTTCCCGAATCCTTTTGTCGCGCAttcgttgccgttgtcgGTACGATATGTATAGCCGGCGTTGTTCATTAGACGAACTGTTCAGTAAGACTATAATCTCACCCGTGCCGGTTTTTCCCACTTTCTGGTCCCAACCCCATTTCGTTTGACAACAGACTCTCGCTCGTTCTTTGGCTCCGCTCGGGGACCGCATTCTCGTCCGACGGGCTGCCAAGGAAGTCCAGACGGCCGCTGGTATTTACCTGCCGGCGGACAAGACCAAGGACCCGAACGAGGGAGAAGTCGTTGCCTGTGGTCCGGGTGAAAAAGACGTCACCGGTCAGCTTCATCCCACGACACTCAAGATGGGAGACACGGTCTTGTTGCCCGAATACGGAGGtaccaaaatcaagattgacgacgaagaactggTCTTGTTCCGCGAGTCGGATATCTTGGGAAAATTTGACTAAGCAGTAGTGGACGTCGGTATGCGGTACCAAGGTACCGACCGATCAGAGCCGACGTGATCAGGAGTGGAGCCCCCCAGCGTAGCCGCACTTGTGGTGGTCAATTTTTTAGAATGTAGTTAAAGCAATCCACTTTTAGCCAGAGGACGATCCGTACTACAATCCAGTGCATTCTTCCAAGCAAAAGGGAATTTCGTGCGTCAAATAAACTTGCAGATTTGCTACAATATTACATGGTCCATCCTTTCAAGGGAACGGACGCTCTCTTTCAAGGGAACGGAGACTAGAGACTATAACGAGCACTTTGACTAGCGTCCTCTTCCATCGTGAGGGTCATATCGACGAGCTCTGCTGTCCCCGTACGGTTGTTCTTCTCTTTCCTCAGTGGGCGGACGACGCCTCATACCTTGCGACCATTCGCGCCCTTGAGCGGGGTCCCTCCGATCGAATCGATCGTCGCCGTCCCTTGGTCTGCGGTTGCCACTAAATCGTTCGTCCCCCCCTCGGCTCGGTGACTGCATATCGTTCTGGACCTCCGCTGCCGTCCTCGATATTCGGTCGTACGCCCACGATGTGCCCGCTATCAATCTATCTTTGATGCGGTGCTTTCGATCTAGAATCAACAACTTGTCCAAGACCTTACCCGAGACCACACCAAATTTACTCAGAAGCTCCAGTTCATAATTGATCTGCAGAATTTCCTGTGCCAGCGAAACTACCCGCATACCTATGGTTCTTGCCAAGTCTCCTTGTGCATTGCGGGCCGTGGTCCAGAAGGCGAAAGACCCAGCCCCGGCCAAAGCCCCAATCCATGCCGGAATTAAGGGGAGGTTACCCCCACACGCCGACCCGACAAAGCCCATGGCAATCACACTGTACAGCATTTTGAACTCAACGTCGCCTTCTTCCAAAGGCACGTACGCCCAAGGATTTTCAATGGGGGGAAACTCACGACGCTGTGCTGCTCCAATCAATGCCTTGACGTGGCAAAAGGTGGGATACGTCTTGCGAATGCGACGGCTACGTTGGACGGCAAAGATTAGCGTCATCCCTAAAGCCTTAACAAATTCACCGTACGAATTGCGCAAATTGGCTGCAATCCAAAACGTAAAGAAGAACGGAATGGACAAGGCGAAAGGCCGATTCAGAAGCGACTTTCCAAGAAAGGCTCCTATCGCTCCACCCACGGTTCCCGAGCTCAACAAAAGTAACGCCTTGCCTCGCGACGTGGACATGTACCGTCCAATGGCATCGTTCCTGGGAGATGCGTAGTTGGAATCAACGTTGTCGTCGAAATTGTCCTTAATGAGGTCGGAATACGTTTGCGGTAGATCATCACGTTCGACAAAATTCGGCTTTTTCTGCCGACCCTCGGGTGACCGTGTTTGGAATTGGTAGTGAATCGGTGTCCGCGTCGATTCAAACGGGGGCCTAGACGATGAATACTGCGCCTCGGGTGGAGGCGGTGGAGGTGTTGTATTTGATCGATGCGTATACCGAGATACAGGGGGTGTTGTAGCCTCACTTTCAACGTCGTCGTATGTAGTATCGCCTGGATCTCTCCTGTCATCGAGAAAAGGGCTGGAAGGCGACGACCTGCCAACAGGCTTTTCGCCAGATGACAAAGCCGAAGCTGCAGTACTCCCCGTTCCCCATTGTTGAGAGCTTCCTCCAACAACGGTTGTCAATGCCAGGCAGGCCAACCCAATTCTGCAGAGTCGAGGACCCGCTGGAACCAACCAAGGCCGTCGCCTTGCCTCTGTCTTAAGACCAGGTTCCACCATGGAGATGGCTCGATATATGGCAATCGTTCAACTTTGCATtccttttgttccttttcgCCCGCCACACAGTAGTGCAAAACTGTCGAGCTATTTATTGGCTAGTAAACTCGTTGCATTTGCGCTAATGGTATGTCCGCTGTCCGTCTTTTATCAAGTGTCACTTTTTCGACTATGATGGCCAACCTTACCGTAGGCTTTCGTCTAGCAGACAAGCATAGCTCATCACTTCTCTTATGCGATACTTTACCGACGGATTCCAAACCCCTTATACAGCCCCAATGTTTTTTGAGCATGTCCATAGCCGTCGTAGTTCAATCAGGCCCAAGAATTTTGAGGCAAAGCAAAAAGTGAGAGCAAAAACAATTGTTGGTCTTGCATAAACAGGTGTATGTAAAACATTTTATATAAAAATAAGCTTCTGTGAAATGTGACTGATGCGATTAAGACTCCTATCCGTCAATTGTCTACTGCTTTTTGAAGATTTTGCTCAAGGCTTTCTTTGGACTTTTCAGGCCTTCATTCCTCATGACATGGAGTTCCTGGGTGAGTTGAGCAATTTGGAAATCCTTTTCCAGCATTTCATTGCGATGCA
The Phaeodactylum tricornutum CCAP 1055/1 chromosome 7, whole genome shotgun sequence DNA segment above includes these coding regions:
- a CDS encoding predicted protein; translation: MSVAEESHDTTYDRGVRATNGFLSKVFVSCAGDPKGSVHRAWGLSLLFAVLFFVLSVVEMINLQTMGGSKALVLAAVWTGIIHLVLGVLGTFVLKRFPTSFSVGFLLGVLVVVANQNLILFGTFHAYSSGNAGTNHAFANLMLGIFLVLAFFAAILFHFRKNIVVAAADAKGVGRRSEKLAASSVDYQQYSEQT
- the myoC3 gene encoding predicted protein (Chromalveolate myosin type C); translation: MVAANTSNYVYIRSEEYAWVPGRLLERDGTQAIVSVPVFKNEEEVQSDGGRIKRHEKVTVDLATYPNAALLLQNVDEHGNLNEVEDMVDLPFLHEAAILYNLKTRHQQQKPYTRTGDIVIACNPYQWFERLYNEETRVHYSRSLVWDPPDGDPRQGLEPHIYEASALAYRGLAVDGEDQSILVSGESGAGKTESVKICLNHIASVQQGHAHGSDDVDFESPIVQRVLDSNPLLEAFGNAKTVRNDNSSRFGKYIRLQFDAEDPVDAAYAGRSVPSCRLAGSKCEVYLLEKSRVVTHEEEERTYHIFYQLLAADEDVKTKIWGGLADTDNESFSYVGFTDTDTIEGNSDAERFQHTIDSLALIGIKDEKLMNLMRAICIVLQLGNLIFEKDEKDDTHTAITSEDEFTALAELMDIPKDELLPALTIRTMRARNEEFKVPLNEVQSKDSCDAFAKEIYAKTFLWLVRAINDATCAELNYDGKKKANFAVIGLLDIFGFESFTTNRFEQLCINYANEKLQQKFTQDIFRSVQAEYETEGIELEEITYDDNTDVLDLVEGRMGLLAVLNEECVRPGGSDRGFVSKVQAMNKESPCFLREKQFEECVFGVRHFAGRVIYDANGFVTKNMDTLPSDLQDCAKKSSNMILVHELSNEAMMNSLEVKTKKPRKSSPKVKKAPPAKRGSNLVGDTVWTKFKSQLTSLMTNLTKTRTRYIRCIKPNPLKAPLVMQHVSTIEQLRCAGVVAAVTISRSAFPNRLEHEAVLYRFKSLWGKGEQHLADLKVLDIDDPDLKSRTLVDRLLGSALKDLQNQINDETLVKAFVIGNTRAYFRAGALEHLEAERVKKLGVWVVEIQKIARKYMVRARYGKMRFCTIALQSFARKRHARRTFTILRNASILLTCCMIQTHWRMAIAITELKRCRKAAAVIQSIARGALQR
- a CDS encoding predicted protein, translating into ARSLAPLGDRILVRRAAKEVQTAAGIYLPADKTKDPNEGEVVACGPGEKDVTGQLHPTTLKMGDTVLLPEYGGTKIKIDDEELVLFRESDILGKFD
- a CDS encoding predicted protein, whose protein sequence is MVEPGLKTEARRRPWLVPAGPRLCRIGLACLALTTVVGGSSQQWGTGSTAASALSSGEKPVGRSSPSSPFLDDRRDPGDTTYDDVESEATTPPVSRYTHRSNTTPPPPPPEAQYSSSRPPFESTRTPIHYQFQTRSPEGRQKKPNFVERDDLPQTYSDLIKDNFDDNVDSNYASPRNDAIGRYMSTSRGKALLLLSSGTVGGAIGAFLGKSLLNRPFALSIPFFFTFWIAANLRNSYGEFVKALGMTLIFAVQRSRRIRKTYPTFCHVKALIGAAQRREFPPIENPWAYVPLEEGDVEFKMLYSVIAMGFVGSACGGNLPLIPAWIGALAGAGSFAFWTTARNAQGDLARTIGMRVVSLAQEILQINYELELLSKFGVVSGKVLDKLLILDRKHRIKDRLIAGTSWAYDRISRTAAEVQNDMQSPSRGGDERFSGNRRPRDGDDRFDRRDPAQGREWSQGMRRRPPTEEREEQPYGDSRARRYDPHDGRGR